The following coding sequences lie in one Drosophila sulfurigaster albostrigata strain 15112-1811.04 chromosome 2R, ASM2355843v2, whole genome shotgun sequence genomic window:
- the LOC133836963 gene encoding uncharacterized protein LOC133836963, which produces MLYRRLWLIVLTFEFATSSHHYHRYMLSDYKPQHSHKTQKDYRPVPRSVDAPLKDVTKRNALAKPMVNLAHSNKKVPLETVMVRVYEHRKVQLIAWPIAAAALIGIIVIVTKGGPIIYKSPTNETLEVDYEHTDWRQPLLKTVYLNNSSNHMNSAIQICNTVLRPDDHVSLIAFSHRSQTLYSKESIVLSPSECREKLNDPSGKIVTPEVICARNERRTKKCEPNLGLPLMFNDQLCGLQILGHNCPKYYGVDLYARVLNRKAYKKATLKRMAAKIEDAMP; this is translated from the coding sequence ATGTTATATCGTCGGTTGTGGCTGATAGTGCTGACATTTGAGTTCGCGACTTCGAGTCACCATTATCATCGATATATGCTATCTGATTATAAGCCACAGCATAGCCACAAGACGCAGAAGGATTATCGCCCAGTTCCTCGGTCAGTTGATGCCCCGCTGAAAGACGTGACAAAGAGAAATGCACTTGCGAAGCCAATGGTAAATCTTGCTCATTCTAATAAGAAAGTGCCACTAGAAACTGTAATGGTTAGAGTTTATGAACACCGAAAAGTGCAACTAATAGCCTGGCCAatagcagctgctgcactgATAGGaataatagtaatagttaCTAAAGGTGGGCCAATAATATATAAGTCACCAACAAATGAAACCTTGGAAGTGGATTATGAGCATACTGATTGGAGGCAACCTTTGCTGAAAACGGTGTATTTGAACAATTCATCGAATCACATGAACTCCGCAATACAGATCTGTAATACTGTCTTAAGGCCCGACGATCACGTCTCTTTGATCGCATTTTCGCACAGAAGTCAAACTCTGTATTCAAAGGAAAGCATTGTGTTGTCACCGAGTGAATGCCGTGAAAAACTAAATGATCCGAGTGGTAAAATTGTAACACCTGAGGTGATTTGTGCACGCAACGAAAGGAGGACTAAGAAATGCGAACCAAATCTTGGATTGCCACTGATGTTTAACGATCAACTATGTGGGCTGCAAATTCTTGGTCACAATTGCCCGAAATATTATGGAGTCGATCTCTATGCCCGCGTCCTCAATCGAAAGGCGTACAAAAAAGCAACATTGAAGCGAATGGCAGCGAAGATAGAAGATGCAATGCCCTGA
- the LOC133838361 gene encoding trypsin eta: protein MHLHRVCTALLWVFLNWQVNAQIDAGKTLMIEETVHRPTYYNKAHKSSAHVDYNPQLLALRDAKPKREPRVALPSFDPKTDLSYYVNVLDRGSVICAGALISRRMVVTSSRCFLPQPTEPTREFKAEDMSVVTGKDFADGAHKTSQVIAFYMPVEKEAGKGVHNIALLALEQKLQRGAYRYIPLYSRLPPKGTPVTMSFVDHQSHDITLYESKVLSNESCKQTYEDYGKIRLPFNEEFFCVANRKKAGCSTRPGDPLIIENKLAGINLYGELCDELKEGRKADVYYSLRHSVPFIQRSTDLLRAFTKSGPYNSSATTPRTTLYP from the coding sequence ATGCATTTGCATCGAGTCTGTACAGCGCTTCTTTGGGTGTTCCTTAACTGGCAAGTGAATGCTCAGATTGATGCCGGAAAGACGTTGATGATTGAGGAGACTGTTCATCGACCAACGTATTATAATAAGGCCCACAAGAGTTCTGCACACGTGGACTATAATCCCCAGCTATTGGCATTACGCGATGCCAAGCCGAAAAGAGAACCTCGCGTTGCATTGCCATCCTTTGATCCCAAAACGGACTTAAGCTATTATGTAAATGTTCTGGATCGTGGCTCTGTGATATGCGCTGGAGCTTTGATCAGTCGTCGCATGGTTGTCACCTCCTCGCGTTGCTTTCTGCCACAGCCGACCGAGCCCACCAGAGAATTCAAGGCCGAGGACATGAGCGTGGTGACGGGTAAGGATTTCGCAGATGGCGCACATAAAACATCGCAAGTCATTGCATTCTACATGCCAGTGGAAAAGGAAGCAGGCAAAGGTGTGCACAATATTGCACTCCTTGCATTGGAACAGAAGCTGCAACGTGGCGCGTATCGATATATACCACTTTACAGTCGACTGCCGCCAAAGGGAACACCAGTGACAATGTCCTTTGTGGATCATCAGTCGCATGACATCACTCTGTATGAAAGCAAAGTGTTGTCCAACGAAAGCTGCAAGCAAACCTATGAAGATTATGGCAAAATACGTCTGCCCTTTAACGAAGAGTTCTTCTGTGTGGCCAACAGGAAAAAGGCTGGTTGCAGCACTCGGCCAGGCGATCCGTTGATCATTGAGAACAAGTTGGCTGGCATCAATTTGTATGGCGAACTTTGCGATGAGTTGAAAGAGGGACGCAAGGCAGATGTCTATTATTCGCTGCGGCATTCGGTGCCATTCATACAGCGTTCAACAGATTTGTTGAGAGCTTTTACGAAATCTGGTCCCTACAATAGTTCAGCAACAACACCTAGAACCACGCTTTATCCTTAA
- the LOC133836960 gene encoding LOW QUALITY PROTEIN: putative polypeptide N-acetylgalactosaminyltransferase 13 (The sequence of the model RefSeq protein was modified relative to this genomic sequence to represent the inferred CDS: deleted 1 base in 1 codon), whose product MSGGRRQRLLLNLCVVFILACLLLQLTVLRATFDDTELDLTSDLQHDYLDVEWREFIAHTPEQPDTFFQYNRQLSDKLAAVRSLPVTRHDSCNTRNYQLPHASAAQLSVVISFHNEARSILLRTICTLISRTSRDYLHELIIIDDCSDDDELLVSLDGILRRIFHAHPAFIFRRNRQRRGLIWSRNEGARVASGHYLLFLDSHCEVNAGWLEPLLDRLALNSSRAVSPLLDPIDPETLSYLAGNVLLKGGFDWSLHFHWLPRQFADGERAEEAYKSPAFAGGIMMISREWFFKLQGFNPHLQIWGGESIEFAIKLWLCGGQIEIVPCSRIGHIFRSRHAFEFPAQFEELEEQQQQQQRQQQRQLDTAQATYLRNSKIIAESWLDEYKYLFYTLKPVAKQIPLNLSQHELASIKTGQRCQRFDWFLRHVQPDLKVHNAKFSALGTLRNEDRCLHVEESQLLLVSCYRMEITQWRLHRNTGQLSTGQKRCLGVLNESQLSLQPCSVGALINHTQRWQRRDTQLLHSGTHLCLDNPLKNQLALSICRALAASQSFQFALEMEAQTN is encoded by the exons ATGTCTGGCGGTCGGCGGCAACGTTTGCTGCTCAACCTTTGCGTGGTCTTCATCTTGGcctgtttgctgctgcagttaaCTGTGCTGCGAGCCACATTCGATGATACGGAATTGGATTTGACAAGTGATTTGCAGCATGATTACCTCGACGTGGAGTGGCGAGAGTTTATTGCTCATACGCCCGAGCAGCCggatacattttttcaatacaATCGCCAGCTAAGTGACAAGTTGGCTGCAGTGCGTTCGTTGCCGGTGACACGACATGACAG CTGCAACACACGCAACTATCAGTTGCCACATGCCTCGGCCGCCCAGCTGAGTGTTGTGATTAGTTTTCACAATGAGGCGCGTTCCATATTGTTGCGCACGATCTGCACACTGATCAGTCGCACTTCCCGCGATTATCTGCACGAACTCATTATCATCGATGACTGCAGCGACGATG ACGAGCTGCTGGTTAGCCTTGATGGGATTTTAAGGCGCATATTCCACGCTCATCCTGCGTTCATCTTCAGACGCAATCGACAGCGCAGAGGATTGATTTGGTCACGCAACGAGGGCGCCAGAGTGGCCAGCGGGCATTACTTGCTCTTTCTCGACAGCCACTGCGAGGTCAACGCCGGTTGGCTGGAACCCCTGCTGGACCGGCTGGCGTTGAACTCCAGTCGTGCGGTCAGTCCGCTGTTGGATCCCATTGACCCCGAGACCTTGAGTTACCTAGCTGGTAATGTGTTGCTGAAGGGCGGCTTCGATTGGAGTCTGCATTTCCATTGGTTGCCACGACAATTTGCGGACGGTGAGCGAGCGGAGGAGGCATATAAAAGTCCTGCGTTTGCTGGTGGCATTATGATGATCTCACGCGAATGGTTCTTCAAGTTGCAGGGTTTCAATCCACACTTGCAG ATTTGGGGCGGCGAGTCCATTGAGTTTGCCATTAAATTGTGGCTTTGCGGTGGACAAATTGAGATCGTGCCATGCAGCCGAATT GGACATATTTTTCGCTCCCGCCATGCCTTTGAGTTTCCGGCACAGTTCGAAGAGCtcgaagagcagcaacagcaacagcaacggcaacagcaacggcaactggACACTGCCCAGGCGACATATTTGCG GAACTCAAAAATCATAGCCGAGTCCTGGCTGGACGagtacaaatatttgttctaCACCCTCAAACCGGTGGCCAAACAAATTCCATTGAATCTCTCGCAGCACGAATTGGCGTCAATAAAGACTGGACAGCGTTGTCAACGCTTTGACTGGTTCCTGCGGCATGTGCAGCCGGACCTAAA AGTTCACAATGCCAAATTTAGTGCTTTGGGCACATTACGTAATGAGGATCGTTGTTTGCATGTCGAAGAGTCTCAGCTGCTGCTCGTCAGCTGTTATCGTATGGAGATTACTCAGTGGCGTCTGCATCGTAACACTGGACAGCTGAGCACTGGTCAAAAGCGCTGTTTGGGCGTCTTAAATGAATCGCAGCTCTCGTTGCAGCCTTGTTCAGTTGGCGCACTGATTAATCATACGCAACGTTGGCAGCGACGCGATACGCAGTTGCTGCATTCTGGCACGCATCTGTGTCTGGATAATCCGCTCAAGAATCAGCTGGCGCTGAGCATCTGTCGTGCTCTAGCGGCATCAcaatcatttcaatttgcattggAAATGGAGGCGCAGACAAACTAA